The genomic window GTTTTGTTTGCTCATATAAATAGCGACTTAACTGGTCTCTTATCTCTTGCTTCAACACACCCCAGTCAAAATCTTGTTTTTCAAGATTTTCTAGGACGACTGTCTCAACAATATCGCCACTTTCTTTCATCAAATTATTACTTGATTTCATGTAAACAAACCCACGTGACGTGATTCTAGCTGGAGAAATAATTTTTTTCTCGCGACGATTAATCGTAATGGCTGCGATAATAATACCATCTTCAGATAAAATTTTTCTATCTCTTAAGACAATATTTCCAATGTCTCCTACACCGAGCCCATCTATCAAGATATTTTCGACTTCAATAGAACCTGTCATTCTCAATCTACCTGTTTCAAATTCTAAAACATCTCCTTTACCTAAGATAAAGATGTTTTTAAATGGAATACCTACTTGATTTGCCAATTCAGCATGTTTAGCTAACACTCTGTATTCCCCTTGAATAGGGATAAAGAACGTTGGTTTCATTAAGTTTAGCATCAATTTTAAATCATTTTGGTTAGCATGACCTGAAACTTTCACTGTATCTGAAATAGTTTGGACTGTTCCACCTGCGCGATAAACCATGTCTTCTGTTTTGGCTACCATTGTTTCAACAGCAGTTGATGGTGTTGTGGTGATGTAGATTAGGTCGCCTTCTGTTATACGGATAAAACGGTGACGTCCACTCGCCATTTTTTGTAATGTGTTTAACGGCTCACCCATACGACCAGTTTCCAAAATAACCAATTCATGTGGTTCTTTATGTTTCATTTGTTTTTCTGTAATAATTAATTCATCATTTGGTAATGTTAGTTTTCCTAGACGAATCGCTGTACGAACAATTTGCTCAACATCTTTTCCAGTTAGCACAACAAATCGCTCACTTAAATAAGCTGCGTCAAATACTTGTTGGATGCGTTGCAAATTACTTGCCACACTAGCCACAATAATGCGACCTTCCCAATATCTAAATGTATCGACTACCTCATCAGCCACTTCATTTTCAGAAGCAGATAATATATTACTCTCAGCGTTAGTTGAGTCACTTAGTAAAGCTAATACACCTTTTTTACCAATCTCTGCTAATCTAGCAAAATCTGTTTGGTACATTGGACTTGCACTTTGATCAAACTTGAAATCCCCTGTATATACGATTTGCCCTTCTCCAGTTGTCAACACAATTCCCATAGAGTCTGGAACAGTATGTGTTGTTCTAAAGAAGCTCACTTCTGATTTGCTGAATTCAATAATTGTGTTTTCATCAATCACGTGGAAATCATCAAAATCTTTTGTGTTAGGATAATTTTTTACATTAATTTTAGCTAGTTCAATTGTTAATTCAGACCCAAATACTGGTACTGAAACTTTTTCTAATAGATAAGGTAAGGCCCCGATAGCGTCTGCATGTCCGTGACTTAGAAATACTCCGGCAATCTTATCTTGACGTTCAACTAAATAAGAAAAATCAGGGATTACCATATCAATTCCTAATTGTTCATTTTCTGGGTATTTCAACCCACAATCTAGTACAAAAATTTCTTCCTCAATTTCTGCTATATAGATACTTTTCCCGTTTTCTCTAACTCCTCCTAAAGGAATTATTTTTACTTCACTCACTAATTCTCCACCTCAATTATGCTATATAATTCTTTATATATAGCTCTTTCATTATTTTTCTTGTTCACGATCTATATTTATCAATAACCTGTTACAAAATAATTGCTTACCTGTCACTCACACGAATTATTTCAACTTGATAAATTTTACACGTCTTAAGTTGATACCATTTTATCATAAAAAACAAAAAATTTCTGTAAGATATACTTTCTCTCTCATTTATTATGAAAATACTAATTACTCTTCAATCTGTTTATTCCATTGAGTGATGATATCTTTAAATTTTATGATAAATAAATCAATTTGTTTTGTCGTTAGTCGCGAGACATTTACTCGACAGCTTTGCATTTCTTTACTCATCACAAATCCTGGTAATACAGCAATAGAGTCGTTAATTAACAAACGCCAATCCTCTTTTGTCAGCGTGCGTTTGGTATAGGTCAACCATATATAATAGCCACCTTTTGGCATCGTGTAATCAAGACTAGAACTTAATTCTTTTTTGATGGCCTCAATAAAATATCTCATTCTCTTTTCTAGAGTCTGACGTAATACCATCAATTTTTCAGAAAACTCTGAATCTGAAATAGCATATGATGCCATGACTTGAGGAAAAATATTTAACTGGGTTTCATATTCATCTCTTAGCTTTGCAACTTCATCCAGCACATAAACAGGTGCTTCAATCCATCCTAATTGCATTCTACTACCTAGTATTTTCGATAACGACCCAATGTAGATAACTAATTGAGGAGATAATTCTTTAAGTAACGGTATTCTACTAGGTGTTTCATAAGCTAACTGGCCAAATACATCATCTTCAATAATTGGAATGCGATATAGCTCACACAATGCTATTAATTTTTTTCGTCTAGTCAAACTCATCGTGGTACCTGTTGGATTTTGAAAGTTCGGATTAGTTAAGACAAGTTGGATACTCTCTTTTTTTATCGCATCCTCCAACTCATTCACACATAAACCATCTTTATCAATCGGTATTCTAACCACTTTAATCGACATGGCATTTAAAACAGAAATGCCATTAAAAAAAGACGGATCTTCCAATGCCACAGTATCTCCTGGTTTTAGTAAAGATTGGATTAGTAATACTAAGCTTTGTTGTCCACCAGCTGTTAACATGATTTCTTCGATTTTTGGTTCATACGAATACATTTTGCCTACCAATGTCGCAATATTTTTTCGAAGTGGCTTATATCCAAGTCTAGACACTTCTACAGATAAAAATGATTGCCAATTTACATTAGGCAAACTGATATTAGGAATTAAATTATAAGGTAACTCACCACTATAAGCATCTAATACACTTGACGTATCCGTTTTTATCATCTCTTCCACTTTTGTCATATAATCATTTTGTTGATAATTTTGATAATTAAACTGAATTCGTTCTCTCAAATGATTAACCGTCTGTGCTTCTGACTGGCCAATAACATACGTTCCACTACTCGCTCTTTTTTCGACAAACCCTTCAGCATTTAACTCATCATAAGCTCTTACAACTGTACTGCGATTGACACCTAGTTGATTAGCTAACTCTCTTTCTGATGGTAGTCTAAAATTTTCGTACAGACTACCTGCATCAATTTGAGAAATCAATTGATTCATAATTTGTCGATACAATGGCGTATTGGTTTCTCTTTCTAATATAATATTCACCATCTCACCTCTTTGTATCAGTATATCATAAATTGGATGGGTCCAATTTTTTTTAATTGGCTCTAGGCTTTTAAAATCAACATGGTACACTTTACTAAAACATCAACAAGGAGTGTTCACTATGGTAAAAAAAATATTAACCGTTGCTGGCTCTGATGCAGGAGGCGGCGCAGGGATTCAAGCAGATTTAAAAACATTTGAAGAATATGGGACATTTGGGATAAGCAGTATCACCAGTATTTTAACCGTTGATCCCAAAACAAAAAAACCATCCATTTACCCAATCCCGATTGATATCGTGGAAAAAGAACTCGATACTGCCTTTTCTGGTGGTGCTCTTGACGCATTAAAAATCGGGCTATTAGGTAGTTTACCAGTCATTGATTTACTCGAACATTATTTAGTCAAAGTAAATCAAAAAAATATCGTTTTAGATCCTGTGATGGCTGTTAAAACAAATAAAGATGTGTTACAACCTGAATTGGTCAATGGCATGATAAAAAAATTGATGCCTTTAGCAGATATTGTGACACCAAACCTTGTCGAAGCCTGTATATTGTCTGATATACCGGCAATCGAAACAGAAGAAGACATGACAAAAGCTGCTAAAAAAATTTTCGACCTTGGACCAAAATCTGTCATCATCAAAGGTGGTGCTCGTTTTAAAGGAGACGTTGCAACAGATTTATTTTATGATGGTAAACAGCTTTTGTTTATCCACGAAGACAAGTTGGATACTGTTACAAACCACGGAGCTGGATGCTCCTTTGCAGCAGCTATTACTGCAGGACTTGCAAAAGGCTTAACCCTTGAATCAAGTGTTAAGTTAGCGAAAAAATATGTAACAAGTGCAATAAAACATGGCCTATATTTAAATGACTTTACAGGATATGTTTGGCATGGTGCCTTTTTAGAGGCAACAAATAGAATGACTTTAGGAGATGATTAGTATGACTAGTACAAGATGGAGTATAAAAGAAACCACATTAATGGGATTATTCGCGGCTTTAACGGTTGTTGGGACAAGTATTCGTGTCCCACTACCAGCCCTTGTAGGAAATCCATTTTTTCACTTTGGCTTACCGATTTTATCGTTAGCAGTGTTAACGCTAGGCTTTTTTAAAGGATCTTTGGCCGGTGGAATTGGTTTTGCTATTTTTGATATTTTAAATGGATTTGCCGCTGAAGCACCTTATTTCGTGTTAGAAAGTTTTGTCGTTGGTGCTGCTCTTAGTTTGGCTTATTCACGACTTCAAAAATATGACGACAACGTTTGGTTTATTCCAACGATTATGTTTTTTGCAGCTATCGCTAAAATCATCATGACTTTTCTAAAAAATTTAGTCATTCAACTCATGATGGGAAATACGTTTGGCGTGTCTGCTTTTGCCAGTTTTTCAACACTTTATATTACTGTTATTAACGCTATTGCCGCCATTATTATTGTGTCATTACTTTATAAGCCGGTAAAAGCTCTTACAAGTAAAATGTTGTACTAAATAAAAAAGTTGCCCTAATCGGCAACTTTTTTTGTGTATCTTACTCCAATTCCTGTTAGGGCACTTACTATAGAAAATACTGGTGACAATAAACTAAAGAAAACAAACGGCATATAACTCATTGTTGGTACGCCAAATGTATTAGCAACAAAACTTCCGGCAATCCCCCAAGGAACTAAGTAATTGATTACCGTTCCTCCATCTTCGAGCGTTCGACTCAACACAACTGGGTCTAAATCCATTTTTTTATAAACATCTTTAAAAGCATTTCCTGGTAAAATTACTGATAACAATTGTTCCCCGATAAAAATATTTACCCCAATACTAGATAACAAACTCACAATAATTAATTGTTTTGGTGAATGAAGTTTTTTCGCTACAGCTTCAATCACTGTTGTCACTAACCCAATTCGCATCAAAATACCACCAAGTGATAAGGTTAAAATAATCAATAACACTGTAAACGTCATGCTGTTAATCCCACCACGCGTTAGTAACATGTCCACTTGTTCATTCCCTGTTTTAGAAACAAACCCATTTTCAATGACACTGGCTAAATTAGCCAAATCAACTGAACCTTGTTGGAAAATAATCATCACAACTGCCACTACCACATTTAATAAAATCGTCATGATCGCTGGAAGTTTTTTCCACGCACAGATTAGCATGAGTAGAATTGGAACAAGCGACCATAAAGATATATGAAAATGGGTTTCCAATACTTGTGTCACTTCTTTAACATGTGTCAATTCTGCTGTCTCATCAGATTTTCCAATCACTGTGAATAAAATCAACGACACTAAAAAGGCTGGAATTGTTGACCACATCATATTTTTTATATGGTCAAATAAATCTGCTTCAACCACAGCTGAAGCTAAATTAGTTGATTCAGACAGTGGCGACATCTTATCACCAAAAATCGCTCCTGAAGCTATTGCTCCAACAATTAAAGGAGGGTTTAACCCCAGTGTCACACCAATTCCAAAAAAAGCAATACCGATAGTCGACATGACGGTAAAGGCACTCCCAACGGCACTCCCGACAATAGCACAAACAAGAAAAACAGATGGAATAAACCACTTCACACTTAATAATTTAAATCCTATTACCATAATGGTTGGGATGATACCAGCTTGTATCCAGACGGCTATAAGTGCGCCAACAAGTAAAAAGATAAAAATTGGAATAATTCCCGGTTTTAAGCCACTTACAATGCCTTCGTTGACCCACTCTAATGGCATTTTTCTCATTACCATGTAGCCAATTGTCAACGCAACCGCAAATAATATCACCACATTAGGTGACAATTTAAACACAATAACGCCTAATGAAATACAACATAAAATAATTAATAACACAACACTTGCTTCTAACAAGCCAATCTTTTTCTTCATGATTTTTCCTCTTTTCATTTAATAAATTAGTTAGTTTATTAAATAAAACGATATCGTATCATTCCACCACAGCTCATCTTCATTCTCCTTTATGCACTAAAAAAGTCACCCGTATGCTATTACACATAAGGGCGACTTTTTCGCGGTACCACCTTAATTTAAAGATAATATATCTATCTTCATCTCTTAATTTATTATTTAATTATCTATCATTTTAAGTGTAATTCGGAAAAATAAGTTGGTTCGATTTTCAGCTACCATCGACTTTCTAAACACAGTTCTTATTCCCTACTGGCAAAAAATGTAAAACTTTTATTCATACTATCGAGTTATTGAATAAAAGTCAACCCTTTAATTTTTATACCATAAAAAATGACTCACTTTTTCATCGACTTCTTTGTTTTCATGTAAGCCACTATGGTCGGCACCTGTAATGATGACATGCTCCACATTATTTCCATTATTCATTAACATCATGTTAACGGACAAGGCACTACTCAACGGGACTACTTTATCACTCAAATCATTTTCAGATAATTTACCAGCAATTAATAACACGTCCACGTCTTTTGGCATACCATCTAACTCATTTTCATAAAGAATAAAACGCTCACTTCTTTGACTAGGTCCTGTTATTAGTAAATCATCTAAACTTTGACTATCAAACGTATCTAAAAACTCATTAAATGGTGAACCTATAGCAACTAATTTATTTACTTTAGGAAGTGTTGTATTTTTACCATCTTGCAATAAATACCTGAATTCACTGATACCACCCATTGAATGACCAACTAGATTGACTGTTTTCACTTGATAGTTTTCTTGGAGAAACACTAAAACGGCTTTTATCCAAGCAGCTTGTTCCCACTCATTATTGCGATTGTCTTCAAATAATACTTGAACCATTGGATTATCTTTTGAAAAATGTCCACCCTTCAATGCTTTGTTCTCACTTACAACACCATCTTTTGACACAGTTAATACTAATGATTTCTGTGCCACTTCTTGATTAGTAAAACGGGTCAACATGCCACCTAAAGAGTGCTTTCCACCGCCAGCACCATGTAGAAATATAGTAGGGACATCAGAGTATGCAACATCTACTTCCTTTTCTTCCGAAGACAAAGGTTTCACTGAATTATTGAGTCGACAACCTGATAATATCAAGATAAGTATACCCATTAACAAAATAAACTGCTTTGAAATACGCAATAGAAAACCTCCTTAAATGACCTATATTAAAAAGAAAAACCGATAAAAATATCGGTTTTACAGTTTATCTACTTGATCAAAGTCCAATTCTGTACTTGTTTCACGACCAAACATGTCAATATTTACTTTTAGTTTTTGTTTTTCTAGATCGATTTCTGTAATTTCTCCTGTTAATCCAGAGAAAGCACCTTCTGTAATCGTCACTGTTTCGCCTAACTCAACGTCTAAGTCAGTTACACGTTTACTCATACCTAATTTACCAAGTATGTGTGTTACCTCTTCTGGTAACAATGGTGCCGGTTTACTTCCTGCTCCGTGTGAGCCGACAAATCCTGTCACTCCCGGTGTATTACGTACAATATACCAAGATTCATCTGTCATAATCATTTCAACTAACACATAACCAGGGAACGTTTTTTTTGCTGTAATTTTTTCTTGCCCATTTTTTATTTCTCTTTCTTCCTCTTCTGGAACAACCACACGAAAAATAAAATCTTCCATTCCCATACTTTGTGCACGAGATTCGATATTTGTCTTTACTTTGTTTTCATATCCTGAATATGTATGTAATACGTACCACTGTCTTTCAAACGATTCCACAGAATTCAACCATCCTTTTCATGATAAAATAAAAAAACCTCAGAGAGCCGAAGTTTTTCTTTCAATTAATTGTAACACTCAAATATGCTTTTTTCTAGTAATTTCTACAGACCTTTAAGACCTATGTAAGAAATTTTCGCTAATAAAAAGTCAACTGCTGCAAAGAATAACGCAAATAAAATAGTTGATTGGATGACAGTAATCACATCTTTAACTAATTTTTTACGTGTGGGCCATGTTACAAGTTTCATCTCTTCAATAACACTTTTTAAGAATTTCATTTTGTCTCCTCCTAAGATAAGTCTTTTTTATTTCGTTTCTTTATGTACTGTATGCTTTTTACAATACTTACAGAATTTCTTCACTTCTAATCGCTCTGTACGTTGTGAATCACTAACTGCTTTTGAGTAATTACGCGAACCACATACGGTACAAGCAAGTGCTGATTTTTTTTGAGCCAAGGGTAGAATCCTCCCACTGTATTAATAACTTTTAAAGTATAACGTTTATTATAATTTTTGTCAAACTTGTTCGTTTACTGAACAGGTTTATTGTTCTTTT from Vagococcus martis includes these protein-coding regions:
- a CDS encoding aminotransferase-like domain-containing protein; this encodes MNIILERETNTPLYRQIMNQLISQIDAGSLYENFRLPSERELANQLGVNRSTVVRAYDELNAEGFVEKRASSGTYVIGQSEAQTVNHLRERIQFNYQNYQQNDYMTKVEEMIKTDTSSVLDAYSGELPYNLIPNISLPNVNWQSFLSVEVSRLGYKPLRKNIATLVGKMYSYEPKIEEIMLTAGGQQSLVLLIQSLLKPGDTVALEDPSFFNGISVLNAMSIKVVRIPIDKDGLCVNELEDAIKKESIQLVLTNPNFQNPTGTTMSLTRRKKLIALCELYRIPIIEDDVFGQLAYETPSRIPLLKELSPQLVIYIGSLSKILGSRMQLGWIEAPVYVLDEVAKLRDEYETQLNIFPQVMASYAISDSEFSEKLMVLRQTLEKRMRYFIEAIKKELSSSLDYTMPKGGYYIWLTYTKRTLTKEDWRLLINDSIAVLPGFVMSKEMQSCRVNVSRLTTKQIDLFIIKFKDIITQWNKQIEE
- a CDS encoding alpha/beta fold hydrolase encodes the protein MRISKQFILLMGILILILSGCRLNNSVKPLSSEEKEVDVAYSDVPTIFLHGAGGGKHSLGGMLTRFTNQEVAQKSLVLTVSKDGVVSENKALKGGHFSKDNPMVQVLFEDNRNNEWEQAAWIKAVLVFLQENYQVKTVNLVGHSMGGISEFRYLLQDGKNTTLPKVNKLVAIGSPFNEFLDTFDSQSLDDLLITGPSQRSERFILYENELDGMPKDVDVLLIAGKLSENDLSDKVVPLSSALSVNMMLMNNGNNVEHVIITGADHSGLHENKEVDEKVSHFLWYKN
- the nhaC gene encoding Na+/H+ antiporter NhaC — its product is MKKKIGLLEASVVLLIILCCISLGVIVFKLSPNVVILFAVALTIGYMVMRKMPLEWVNEGIVSGLKPGIIPIFIFLLVGALIAVWIQAGIIPTIMVIGFKLLSVKWFIPSVFLVCAIVGSAVGSAFTVMSTIGIAFFGIGVTLGLNPPLIVGAIASGAIFGDKMSPLSESTNLASAVVEADLFDHIKNMMWSTIPAFLVSLILFTVIGKSDETAELTHVKEVTQVLETHFHISLWSLVPILLMLICAWKKLPAIMTILLNVVVAVVMIIFQQGSVDLANLASVIENGFVSKTGNEQVDMLLTRGGINSMTFTVLLIILTLSLGGILMRIGLVTTVIEAVAKKLHSPKQLIIVSLLSSIGVNIFIGEQLLSVILPGNAFKDVYKKMDLDPVVLSRTLEDGGTVINYLVPWGIAGSFVANTFGVPTMSYMPFVFFSLLSPVFSIVSALTGIGVRYTKKVAD
- the nusG gene encoding transcription termination/antitermination protein NusG, with the protein product MESFERQWYVLHTYSGYENKVKTNIESRAQSMGMEDFIFRVVVPEEEEREIKNGQEKITAKKTFPGYVLVEMIMTDESWYIVRNTPGVTGFVGSHGAGSKPAPLLPEEVTHILGKLGMSKRVTDLDVELGETVTITEGAFSGLTGEITEIDLEKQKLKVNIDMFGRETSTELDFDQVDKL
- a CDS encoding ECF transporter S component — protein: MTSTRWSIKETTLMGLFAALTVVGTSIRVPLPALVGNPFFHFGLPILSLAVLTLGFFKGSLAGGIGFAIFDILNGFAAEAPYFVLESFVVGAALSLAYSRLQKYDDNVWFIPTIMFFAAIAKIIMTFLKNLVIQLMMGNTFGVSAFASFSTLYITVINAIAAIIIVSLLYKPVKALTSKMLY
- a CDS encoding ribonuclease J, producing MSEVKIIPLGGVRENGKSIYIAEIEEEIFVLDCGLKYPENEQLGIDMVIPDFSYLVERQDKIAGVFLSHGHADAIGALPYLLEKVSVPVFGSELTIELAKINVKNYPNTKDFDDFHVIDENTIIEFSKSEVSFFRTTHTVPDSMGIVLTTGEGQIVYTGDFKFDQSASPMYQTDFARLAEIGKKGVLALLSDSTNAESNILSASENEVADEVVDTFRYWEGRIIVASVASNLQRIQQVFDAAYLSERFVVLTGKDVEQIVRTAIRLGKLTLPNDELIITEKQMKHKEPHELVILETGRMGEPLNTLQKMASGRHRFIRITEGDLIYITTTPSTAVETMVAKTEDMVYRAGGTVQTISDTVKVSGHANQNDLKLMLNLMKPTFFIPIQGEYRVLAKHAELANQVGIPFKNIFILGKGDVLEFETGRLRMTGSIEVENILIDGLGVGDIGNIVLRDRKILSEDGIIIAAITINRREKKIISPARITSRGFVYMKSSNNLMKESGDIVETVVLENLEKQDFDWGVLKQEIRDQLSRYLYEQTKRRPVILPVIMESSQKRK
- the rpmG gene encoding 50S ribosomal protein L33, with the translated sequence MAQKKSALACTVCGSRNYSKAVSDSQRTERLEVKKFCKYCKKHTVHKETK
- the thiD gene encoding bifunctional hydroxymethylpyrimidine kinase/phosphomethylpyrimidine kinase; protein product: MVKKILTVAGSDAGGGAGIQADLKTFEEYGTFGISSITSILTVDPKTKKPSIYPIPIDIVEKELDTAFSGGALDALKIGLLGSLPVIDLLEHYLVKVNQKNIVLDPVMAVKTNKDVLQPELVNGMIKKLMPLADIVTPNLVEACILSDIPAIETEEDMTKAAKKIFDLGPKSVIIKGGARFKGDVATDLFYDGKQLLFIHEDKLDTVTNHGAGCSFAAAITAGLAKGLTLESSVKLAKKYVTSAIKHGLYLNDFTGYVWHGAFLEATNRMTLGDD
- the secE gene encoding preprotein translocase subunit SecE; the encoded protein is MKFLKSVIEEMKLVTWPTRKKLVKDVITVIQSTILFALFFAAVDFLLAKISYIGLKGL